A DNA window from Mytilus edulis chromosome 14, xbMytEdul2.2, whole genome shotgun sequence contains the following coding sequences:
- the LOC139503487 gene encoding SOSS complex subunit B2-like, with amino-acid sequence MTEPSYMPIKEVRPSQKNINVMFIVLEIGKPTRTKDGHDVRSVKVADKSGSINISIWDEAGDLLQTGDICKLTKGYSNVWKNCLTLYTGKIGEITKIGEFCLQFTELPNMSEPNPDFVKNEPPTQRKSPTEGNDAKNQQGNSHRLLIYKLVIDLH; translated from the exons ATGACGGAACCCTCGTATATGCCGATCAAAGAAGTCCGACCGTCACAGAAGAACATAAACGTAATGTTTATAGTGTTGGAAATAG GTAAACCCACAAGAACTAAAGATGGTCATGATGTCCGCTCAGTAAAAGTTGCAGACAAGTCTGGTTCTATCAACATATCTATATGGGATGAAGCTGGTGATCTGCTGCAAACTGGAGATATTTGTAAACTTACGAAAGG atattccaatgtatggaagaattgtttaacattgtacACTGGAAAAATtggtgaaataacaaaaattggAGA ATTTTGTTTGCAGTTCACTGAACTACCAAATATGAGTGAACCTAATCCTGATTTTGTGAAG AATGAGCCACCAACGCAAAGAAAATCACCAACAGAGGGCAATGATGCTAAAAACCAACAGGGCAACTCACACAGACTCCTAATATACAAACTAGTAATAGACCTCCATTAA